A window from Sceloporus undulatus isolate JIND9_A2432 ecotype Alabama chromosome 8, SceUnd_v1.1, whole genome shotgun sequence encodes these proteins:
- the TSHZ3 gene encoding teashirt homolog 3 isoform X1 encodes MPRRKQQAPRRAAAYVSDELKAAAMVEDDLEPDENAVDGEPSAKYACPEKDFTKNCQSYQNSPAAEFSSHEMDSESHISETSDRMADFESGSIKNEEESKEVSIQLDESVVSDSLEQMKAVYNNFLSNSYWSNLNLNLHQPTSEKNNGSSSSSSSSSSSCGSGSFDWHQTAMAKTLQQVSQNRILPEPSLFSTVQLYRQSSKLYGSIFTGASKFRCKDCSAAYDTLVELTVHMNETGHYRDDNHETDNNNPKRWSKPRKRSLLEMEGKEDAQKVLKCMYCGHSFESLQDLSVHMIKTKHYQKVPLKEPVTPVAAKIIPATRKKTSLELELPSSPDSTGGTPKAAISDTNDALQKNSNPYITPNNRYGHQNGASYAWHFEARKSQILKCMECGSSHDTLQELTAHMMVTGHFIKVTNSAMKKGKPIIEAPVTPTITALLDEKVQSVPLAATTFTSPSNTPSSISPKLNMEVKKEVDKERIPIDEKMKDKEKLGDDEEKYDISSKYHYLTENDLEESPKGGLDILKSLENTVTSAINKAQNGTPSWGGYPSIHAAYQLPNMMKLSLGSSGKSTPLKPMYGNAEMVSPTKSQPLISPPSSQTSPVPKTNFHAMEELVKKVTEKVAKVEEKMKEPEGGKLSPMKRATPSPCSSEVSEPLRMDTSNDIGFKSQENSPIPQRENCKESPTGEPLENGKELVKAIPNTLNSSTAIITDHPPEQPFVNPLSALQSVMNIHLGKAAKPSLPALDPMSMLFKMSNSLAEKAAVATPPLQSKKPDHLDRYFYHVNNDQPIDLTKGKSDKSCSLGSALLSSTSTSSASSSSTVTMAKTSAVVSFMSNSPLRENALSDISDMLKNLTESHTSKSSTPSSISEKSDIDGTTIEEPEETTPAQKRKGRQSNWNPQHLLILQAQFAASLRQTSEGKYIMSDLSPQERMHISRFTGLSMTTISHWLANVKYQLRRTGGTKFLKNLDTGHPVFFCNDCASQIRTPSTYISHLESHLGFRLRDLSKLSSEQLNNQIAQTKSPSEKLLAPSPEEDIGTSYQCKLCNRTFASKHAVKLHLSKTHGKSPEDHLLYVCELEKQ; translated from the coding sequence CTTACGTTTCGGATGAGCTGAAGGCAGCTGCCATGGTGGAGGATGACCTAGAACCTGATGAGAATGCTGTCGATGGAGAACCTTCTGCAAAATATGCCTGTCCGGAAAAGGACTTCACTAAGAACTGCCAGAGTTATCAGAACTCTCCAGCCGCAGAATTTTCCAGCCACGAAATGGACAGTGAGTCACACATCAGTGAGACGAGCGACCGAATGGCCGACTTTGAGAGTGGCTCCATCAAAAACGAGGAGGAGAGCAAAGAGGTCTCCATACAGTTGGACGAGTCGGTTGTGTCGGACAGCCTGGAACAAATGAAAGCCGTTTATAATAACTTCCTCTCCAACTCGTATTGGTCCAATCTGAACTTGAATCTCCACCAGCCAACCTCTGAAAAaaacaatggcagcagcagcagcagcagcagtagcagcagcagctgtgggAGTGGCAGCTTCGACTGGCATCAGACGGCCATGGCGAAAACACTGCAGCAAGTTTCACAGAACAGAATCCTTCCCGAGCCCAGCCTTTTTAGCACAGTTCAATTGTACAGACAAAGCAGTAAGCTTTATGGCTCTATATTTACTGGAGCCAGTAAATTCCGCTGTAAAGACTGCAGTGCTGCCTATGATACTTTAGTAGAATTAACAGTGCACATGAATGAAACAGGACATTATCGGGATGACAACCATGAAACTGATAACAATAACCCTAAAAGATGGTCCAAGCCTCGTAAACGCTCTTTGcttgaaatggaaggaaaagaagatgcCCAGAAAGTATTAAAGTGTATGTACTGTGGCCATTCATTTGAATCACTTCAAGACTTGAGTGTTCATAtgatcaaaacaaaacattaccaAAAAGTGCCTCTGAAGGAACCTGTAACCCCTGTAGCAGCAAAAATTATTCCAGCCACTAGAAAGAAAACCTCACTGGAGCTAGAGCTTCCAAGTTCTCCAGACTCCACTGGTGGGACACCAAAAGCAGCTATCTCTGACACCAATGATGCACTTCAAAAGAATTCCAATCCTTACATCACACCGAATAATCGCTATggacaccaaaatggtgccagcTATGCTTGGCATTTTGAAGCAAGGAAATCTCAGATTCTcaagtgcatggaatgtgggagtTCCCATGATACTTTGCAGGAACTCACTGCCCATATGATGGTGACAGGACACTTCATTAAAGTCACCAACTCTGCCATGAAGAAAGGGAAACCCATCATAGAAGCCCCAGTCACACCAACCATCACAGCTTTGCTTGATGAGAAAGTCCAGTCTGTACCCCTTGCAGCAACAACTTTCACATCTCCTTCCAATACGCCATCTAGCATTTCCCCAAAGCTAAACATGgaagtaaagaaagaagttgacaagGAGAGAATACCTATTGATGAAAAGATGAAAGACAAGGAAAAGTTGGGTGACGATGAGGAAAAATATGACATCTCCTCAAAATATCATTATTTGACTGAAAATGACTTAGAGGAGAGTCCAAAAGGAGGGCTAGACATTTTGAAGTCTTTAGAAAATACAGTCACTTCAGCTATTAACAAAGCCCAGAATGGCACACCAAGTTGGGGCGGCTATCCCAGTATTCATGCTGCTTATCAACTACCGAATATGATGAAGCTGTCCTTAGGTTCATCAGGGAAAAGTACTCCCTTAAAACCTATGTATGGAAATGCTGAAATGGTTTCCCCAACCAAAAGCCAGCCACTCATTTCGCCACCGAGCAGCCAAACATCCCCTGTGCCAAAAACAAACTTCCATGCCATGGAGGAGCTGGTTAAGAAGGTCACTGAGAAAGTGGCCAAAGTTGAAGAAAAAATGAAGGAGCCTGAAGGAGGGAAGCTTTCACCAATGAAGAGAGCAACACCTTCGCCATGCAGCAGTGAAGTTAGTGAACCCCTCAGGATGGACACCTCTAACGATATTGGGTTCAAGAGCCAAGAGAATAGCCCAATTCCTCAGAGGGAGAACTGCAAAGAGAGCCCAACTGGGGAGCCACTGGAAAATGGCAAGGAGCTTGTCAAGGCCATCCCAAATACTCTGAATAGCAGCACAGCTATTATAACTGACCATCCTCCAGAACAACCATTTGTAAATCCATTAAGTGCATTGCAGTCTGTCATGAATATTCATCTTGGGAAGGCAGCTAAGCCCTCTCTGCCTGCCCTAGACCCAATgagcatgctttttaaaatgagcaaCAGCTTAGCAGAAAAGGCTGCTGTGGCTACCCCACctttgcagtccaaaaagccaGACCACTTAGACCGTTATTTTTATCATGTCAACAATGACCAGCCCATAGATTTGACGAAAGGCAAGAGTGACAAAAGCTGCTCTTTGGGTTCAGCACTTTTGTCATCCACATCGACGTCTTCGGCATCTTCTTCATCTACAGTGACAATGGCAAAGACATCTGCAGTTGTGTCATTCATGTCAAACTCGCCGCTACGCGAGAATGCCTTGTCAGATATCTCTGATATGCTGAAGAACCTGACAGAAAGTCACACATCAAAATCTTCCACACCTTCCAGTATCTCTGAGAAGTCTGACATTGATGGTACGACAATTGAGGAACCAGAAGAGACGACCCCAGCTCAGAAAAGGAAGGGACGCCAGTCCAACTGGAACCCTCAGCACTTGCTCATTCTGCAGGCCCAATTTGCAGCCAGTTTACGACAGACATCAGAAGGGAAATACATCATGTCGGACTTAAGCCCACAGGAGAGAATGCACATTTCTAGATTTACAGGGCTTTCAATGACCACCATTAGCCACTGGTTGGCCAATGTGAAATACCAGCTTCGAAGGACAGGGGGGACAAAATTCCTTAAAAATCTGGACACTGGGCACCCAGTGTTCTTTTGTAATGACTGTGCTTCACAAATCCGAACTCCTTCGACGTACATCAGTCACCTTGAATCACATCTGGGTTTCAGGCTACGGGACTTGTCAAAACTGTCTAGTGAACAGCTAAACAATCAGATAGCACAAACAAAGTCGCCCTCTGAAAAACTGTTGGCGCCTTCGCCAGAGGAAGATATAGGGACCTCGTACCAATGTAAACTTTGCAACAGGACTTTTGCAAGCAAGCATGCTGTCAAGCTCCATCTCAGTAAAACACATGGGAAATCTCCAGAAGATCATCTTCTGTATGTTTGTGAATTAGAAAAACAGTAG
- the TSHZ3 gene encoding teashirt homolog 3 isoform X2 has protein sequence MVEDDLEPDENAVDGEPSAKYACPEKDFTKNCQSYQNSPAAEFSSHEMDSESHISETSDRMADFESGSIKNEEESKEVSIQLDESVVSDSLEQMKAVYNNFLSNSYWSNLNLNLHQPTSEKNNGSSSSSSSSSSSCGSGSFDWHQTAMAKTLQQVSQNRILPEPSLFSTVQLYRQSSKLYGSIFTGASKFRCKDCSAAYDTLVELTVHMNETGHYRDDNHETDNNNPKRWSKPRKRSLLEMEGKEDAQKVLKCMYCGHSFESLQDLSVHMIKTKHYQKVPLKEPVTPVAAKIIPATRKKTSLELELPSSPDSTGGTPKAAISDTNDALQKNSNPYITPNNRYGHQNGASYAWHFEARKSQILKCMECGSSHDTLQELTAHMMVTGHFIKVTNSAMKKGKPIIEAPVTPTITALLDEKVQSVPLAATTFTSPSNTPSSISPKLNMEVKKEVDKERIPIDEKMKDKEKLGDDEEKYDISSKYHYLTENDLEESPKGGLDILKSLENTVTSAINKAQNGTPSWGGYPSIHAAYQLPNMMKLSLGSSGKSTPLKPMYGNAEMVSPTKSQPLISPPSSQTSPVPKTNFHAMEELVKKVTEKVAKVEEKMKEPEGGKLSPMKRATPSPCSSEVSEPLRMDTSNDIGFKSQENSPIPQRENCKESPTGEPLENGKELVKAIPNTLNSSTAIITDHPPEQPFVNPLSALQSVMNIHLGKAAKPSLPALDPMSMLFKMSNSLAEKAAVATPPLQSKKPDHLDRYFYHVNNDQPIDLTKGKSDKSCSLGSALLSSTSTSSASSSSTVTMAKTSAVVSFMSNSPLRENALSDISDMLKNLTESHTSKSSTPSSISEKSDIDGTTIEEPEETTPAQKRKGRQSNWNPQHLLILQAQFAASLRQTSEGKYIMSDLSPQERMHISRFTGLSMTTISHWLANVKYQLRRTGGTKFLKNLDTGHPVFFCNDCASQIRTPSTYISHLESHLGFRLRDLSKLSSEQLNNQIAQTKSPSEKLLAPSPEEDIGTSYQCKLCNRTFASKHAVKLHLSKTHGKSPEDHLLYVCELEKQ, from the coding sequence ATGGTGGAGGATGACCTAGAACCTGATGAGAATGCTGTCGATGGAGAACCTTCTGCAAAATATGCCTGTCCGGAAAAGGACTTCACTAAGAACTGCCAGAGTTATCAGAACTCTCCAGCCGCAGAATTTTCCAGCCACGAAATGGACAGTGAGTCACACATCAGTGAGACGAGCGACCGAATGGCCGACTTTGAGAGTGGCTCCATCAAAAACGAGGAGGAGAGCAAAGAGGTCTCCATACAGTTGGACGAGTCGGTTGTGTCGGACAGCCTGGAACAAATGAAAGCCGTTTATAATAACTTCCTCTCCAACTCGTATTGGTCCAATCTGAACTTGAATCTCCACCAGCCAACCTCTGAAAAaaacaatggcagcagcagcagcagcagcagtagcagcagcagctgtgggAGTGGCAGCTTCGACTGGCATCAGACGGCCATGGCGAAAACACTGCAGCAAGTTTCACAGAACAGAATCCTTCCCGAGCCCAGCCTTTTTAGCACAGTTCAATTGTACAGACAAAGCAGTAAGCTTTATGGCTCTATATTTACTGGAGCCAGTAAATTCCGCTGTAAAGACTGCAGTGCTGCCTATGATACTTTAGTAGAATTAACAGTGCACATGAATGAAACAGGACATTATCGGGATGACAACCATGAAACTGATAACAATAACCCTAAAAGATGGTCCAAGCCTCGTAAACGCTCTTTGcttgaaatggaaggaaaagaagatgcCCAGAAAGTATTAAAGTGTATGTACTGTGGCCATTCATTTGAATCACTTCAAGACTTGAGTGTTCATAtgatcaaaacaaaacattaccaAAAAGTGCCTCTGAAGGAACCTGTAACCCCTGTAGCAGCAAAAATTATTCCAGCCACTAGAAAGAAAACCTCACTGGAGCTAGAGCTTCCAAGTTCTCCAGACTCCACTGGTGGGACACCAAAAGCAGCTATCTCTGACACCAATGATGCACTTCAAAAGAATTCCAATCCTTACATCACACCGAATAATCGCTATggacaccaaaatggtgccagcTATGCTTGGCATTTTGAAGCAAGGAAATCTCAGATTCTcaagtgcatggaatgtgggagtTCCCATGATACTTTGCAGGAACTCACTGCCCATATGATGGTGACAGGACACTTCATTAAAGTCACCAACTCTGCCATGAAGAAAGGGAAACCCATCATAGAAGCCCCAGTCACACCAACCATCACAGCTTTGCTTGATGAGAAAGTCCAGTCTGTACCCCTTGCAGCAACAACTTTCACATCTCCTTCCAATACGCCATCTAGCATTTCCCCAAAGCTAAACATGgaagtaaagaaagaagttgacaagGAGAGAATACCTATTGATGAAAAGATGAAAGACAAGGAAAAGTTGGGTGACGATGAGGAAAAATATGACATCTCCTCAAAATATCATTATTTGACTGAAAATGACTTAGAGGAGAGTCCAAAAGGAGGGCTAGACATTTTGAAGTCTTTAGAAAATACAGTCACTTCAGCTATTAACAAAGCCCAGAATGGCACACCAAGTTGGGGCGGCTATCCCAGTATTCATGCTGCTTATCAACTACCGAATATGATGAAGCTGTCCTTAGGTTCATCAGGGAAAAGTACTCCCTTAAAACCTATGTATGGAAATGCTGAAATGGTTTCCCCAACCAAAAGCCAGCCACTCATTTCGCCACCGAGCAGCCAAACATCCCCTGTGCCAAAAACAAACTTCCATGCCATGGAGGAGCTGGTTAAGAAGGTCACTGAGAAAGTGGCCAAAGTTGAAGAAAAAATGAAGGAGCCTGAAGGAGGGAAGCTTTCACCAATGAAGAGAGCAACACCTTCGCCATGCAGCAGTGAAGTTAGTGAACCCCTCAGGATGGACACCTCTAACGATATTGGGTTCAAGAGCCAAGAGAATAGCCCAATTCCTCAGAGGGAGAACTGCAAAGAGAGCCCAACTGGGGAGCCACTGGAAAATGGCAAGGAGCTTGTCAAGGCCATCCCAAATACTCTGAATAGCAGCACAGCTATTATAACTGACCATCCTCCAGAACAACCATTTGTAAATCCATTAAGTGCATTGCAGTCTGTCATGAATATTCATCTTGGGAAGGCAGCTAAGCCCTCTCTGCCTGCCCTAGACCCAATgagcatgctttttaaaatgagcaaCAGCTTAGCAGAAAAGGCTGCTGTGGCTACCCCACctttgcagtccaaaaagccaGACCACTTAGACCGTTATTTTTATCATGTCAACAATGACCAGCCCATAGATTTGACGAAAGGCAAGAGTGACAAAAGCTGCTCTTTGGGTTCAGCACTTTTGTCATCCACATCGACGTCTTCGGCATCTTCTTCATCTACAGTGACAATGGCAAAGACATCTGCAGTTGTGTCATTCATGTCAAACTCGCCGCTACGCGAGAATGCCTTGTCAGATATCTCTGATATGCTGAAGAACCTGACAGAAAGTCACACATCAAAATCTTCCACACCTTCCAGTATCTCTGAGAAGTCTGACATTGATGGTACGACAATTGAGGAACCAGAAGAGACGACCCCAGCTCAGAAAAGGAAGGGACGCCAGTCCAACTGGAACCCTCAGCACTTGCTCATTCTGCAGGCCCAATTTGCAGCCAGTTTACGACAGACATCAGAAGGGAAATACATCATGTCGGACTTAAGCCCACAGGAGAGAATGCACATTTCTAGATTTACAGGGCTTTCAATGACCACCATTAGCCACTGGTTGGCCAATGTGAAATACCAGCTTCGAAGGACAGGGGGGACAAAATTCCTTAAAAATCTGGACACTGGGCACCCAGTGTTCTTTTGTAATGACTGTGCTTCACAAATCCGAACTCCTTCGACGTACATCAGTCACCTTGAATCACATCTGGGTTTCAGGCTACGGGACTTGTCAAAACTGTCTAGTGAACAGCTAAACAATCAGATAGCACAAACAAAGTCGCCCTCTGAAAAACTGTTGGCGCCTTCGCCAGAGGAAGATATAGGGACCTCGTACCAATGTAAACTTTGCAACAGGACTTTTGCAAGCAAGCATGCTGTCAAGCTCCATCTCAGTAAAACACATGGGAAATCTCCAGAAGATCATCTTCTGTATGTTTGTGAATTAGAAAAACAGTAG